From a single Solanum dulcamara chromosome 4, daSolDulc1.2, whole genome shotgun sequence genomic region:
- the LOC129884143 gene encoding 2-alkenal reductase (NADP(+)-dependent)-like → MQPITGFGVGKVLESGNSNFQKGDLVWGMTEWEEYSIVTSTQTLFKIHDKDVPLSYYTGILAASGAVGQLVGQVAKMLGCYVVGSAGSKEKVSSIVSCSILLKVDLLKSKFGFDEAFNYKEEQDLAAALKKLVILETVWIS, encoded by the exons ATGCAG CCTATCACAGGATTTGGAGTGGGTAAAGTTTTAGAGTCTGGTAATTCAAACTTCCAGAAAGGTGACTTAGTTTGGGGAATGACTGAATGGGAGGAGTATAGTATTGTAACATCTACTCAAACTCTCTTTAAAATCCATGACAAAGATGTCCCTCTTTCTTACTATACTGGAATCCTTG CTGCTTCTGGAGCAGTTGGTCAGCTTGTTGGGCAAGTTGCAAAGATGTTAGGTTGCTATGTTGTTGGTAGTGCTGGAAGCAAagaaaaggtaagttctattGTGAGCTGTTCAATATTATTAAAGGTTGATCTATTGAAGAGCAAGTTTGGGTTTGATGAAGCTTTTAACTACAAGGAGGAGCAGGATTTAGCTGCAGCTTTGAAGAAGTTAGTAATCTTAGAGACCGTTTGGATTAGCTGA